From Anaerotignum faecicola, the proteins below share one genomic window:
- a CDS encoding NAD(P)H-dependent glycerol-3-phosphate dehydrogenase: MKNVAVIGSGSWGTALAVMLDKYGHKVTIWSWREEEAQAIRKDREHKEFLPGIEIRDSIGIETDPEKAVSNADIVITAVPSKFVRINMEKFSPFLKENQILVNVAKGLEDNSLMRLSEVIKECVPQCKVCTLVGPSHAEEVGRDIPTACAISCCDMEVAKMVQNEFMNPNFRLYTNSDMIGMELGAALKNVIALAAGMSDGLGFGDNTKAALMTRGMVEISRLGIAMGGKAETFMGLSGIGDLIVTCTSMHSRNRRAGIMLGEGKSLEETLKAVHMVVEGVNTAKAAYDLSVKYNVDMPITKEINEVLFCGKDARKAVMELMSRVGKNESIGF, encoded by the coding sequence ATGAAAAATGTGGCGGTAATCGGTTCCGGCAGCTGGGGAACCGCTTTGGCTGTTATGCTTGATAAATATGGACATAAAGTTACTATTTGGTCGTGGAGAGAAGAAGAAGCGCAGGCCATCAGGAAAGACAGGGAACATAAAGAATTTCTTCCGGGCATTGAAATAAGGGACAGCATAGGTATTGAAACAGATCCGGAGAAAGCGGTTTCAAACGCCGACATAGTTATAACGGCTGTGCCGTCAAAATTTGTAAGGATTAATATGGAAAAATTCTCGCCGTTTCTTAAGGAAAACCAGATACTTGTTAATGTAGCCAAAGGCCTTGAAGACAACAGCCTTATGAGACTTTCGGAAGTGATTAAAGAATGTGTGCCGCAGTGCAAAGTATGTACGCTTGTGGGACCCAGCCATGCGGAAGAAGTCGGTCGTGATATACCTACTGCCTGTGCGATTTCATGCTGTGATATGGAAGTTGCAAAGATGGTGCAGAACGAATTTATGAACCCTAATTTCCGTTTGTACACAAACAGCGACATGATTGGAATGGAACTGGGAGCGGCCCTTAAAAATGTTATAGCCCTTGCGGCAGGAATGAGCGACGGTTTGGGCTTCGGCGACAATACAAAAGCCGCTCTGATGACCAGGGGCATGGTTGAAATCAGCCGTTTGGGGATAGCTATGGGCGGAAAAGCCGAAACATTTATGGGCCTTTCAGGTATTGGAGACTTGATAGTTACATGCACAAGTATGCATTCAAGGAACAGGCGTGCCGGAATTATGCTCGGTGAAGGGAAGAGCCTTGAGGAAACGCTTAAAGCGGTTCATATGGTTGTGGAGGGCGTTAATACGGCAAAAGCGGCATATGACCTTTCAGTCAAGTATAATGTTGACATGCCTATTACGAAGGAAATCAACGAAGTGCTGTTTTGCGGAAAAGACGCTCGTAAGGCTGTAATGGAACTGATGTCGCGCGTAGGAAAAAATGAAAGCATCGGTTTTTGA
- the der gene encoding ribosome biogenesis GTPase Der, producing the protein MSKPIVAVVGRPNVGKSTLFNKLAGERISIVQDRPGVTRDRIYADVEWLDRKFTLIDTGGMEPGAEDIILKQILQQAEIAIETADVILFVCDIKQGVADDDIQVANMLRRTKKPVVLAVNKVDDMRRENMDVYEFYSLAIGEPIPISAGQMLGLGDLLDAVISEFPPEEAEEEEEEAIKVAIIGKPNVGKSSLINNILGEERLIVSNIPGTTRDAIDSPVEKDGQKFIFIDTAGMRRKSKIKEDIERFSIIRAVAAVERCDVAILVIDANEGITDQDTKIAGIAHERGKAAIIAVNKWDSIEKDDKTMNKFLKDIGNELAYMPYAPRVFISAKTGQRVNKMLETIKTVHENHALRISTGLLNDVLIEAMAMQQPPSDKGKQLRIYYVTQVSVKPPTFVLFVNDRQLLHFSYRRYIENQFREAFGFVGTPIHFIVRERNEKN; encoded by the coding sequence ATGAGCAAACCCATAGTTGCAGTTGTCGGGCGTCCGAACGTGGGAAAGAGCACATTGTTCAATAAGCTTGCAGGAGAAAGGATTTCTATAGTACAGGACAGGCCGGGCGTTACGCGCGACAGGATATATGCCGATGTGGAATGGCTTGACAGGAAGTTTACGCTTATAGACACCGGCGGTATGGAGCCGGGAGCAGAAGATATAATATTGAAGCAGATTTTGCAGCAGGCTGAAATAGCTATTGAAACAGCCGACGTAATATTGTTTGTATGCGATATAAAACAGGGCGTTGCAGACGACGATATACAAGTGGCAAATATGCTGCGCCGAACAAAAAAGCCGGTAGTGCTTGCCGTTAACAAAGTTGACGATATGAGGCGCGAAAATATGGATGTATACGAATTTTACAGTCTCGCAATAGGCGAGCCGATACCTATTTCAGCAGGCCAGATGCTGGGGCTTGGGGATCTCCTTGACGCCGTTATAAGCGAGTTTCCGCCTGAAGAGGCTGAGGAAGAGGAAGAGGAGGCAATAAAGGTTGCCATAATAGGCAAACCGAACGTAGGCAAATCGTCGCTTATTAATAATATATTGGGAGAAGAAAGGCTTATCGTAAGCAATATACCGGGCACGACAAGGGACGCTATAGATTCGCCCGTGGAGAAAGACGGGCAGAAATTTATATTTATAGACACAGCCGGAATGAGGCGGAAAAGCAAAATAAAGGAAGATATTGAGCGTTTCAGCATTATACGCGCCGTAGCCGCCGTTGAAAGATGCGACGTTGCCATACTTGTAATAGACGCAAACGAGGGAATTACGGATCAAGATACGAAAATTGCCGGGATAGCCCATGAAAGGGGAAAAGCGGCAATTATTGCCGTAAATAAATGGGATTCCATTGAAAAAGACGATAAAACAATGAATAAATTCCTTAAAGACATAGGCAATGAGCTTGCATATATGCCGTACGCCCCAAGGGTATTTATATCCGCAAAAACAGGGCAGAGGGTTAATAAAATGCTCGAAACGATTAAGACGGTGCATGAGAACCATGCTTTAAGGATAAGCACGGGGCTTTTAAACGATGTGCTTATTGAAGCTATGGCAATGCAGCAGCCTCCGAGCGATAAAGGGAAACAGCTTAGAATTTATTATGTAACTCAGGTAAGCGTTAAGCCGCCTACGTTTGTACTTTTTGTAAACGACAGACAACTGCTCCATTTCAGTTACAGGAGATATATTGAAAATCAGTTCAGGGAAGCCTTTGGGTTTGTTGGAACTCCTATACATTTTATTGTTAGGGAAAGGAACGAGAAAAATTAA
- a CDS encoding DUF512 domain-containing protein yields MKKKENVIIKVEKGSIAEELGIEPGDILVAVNGQEILDVFDYRYLINDEYIEMTVKTRQGEECIAEIEKDYDEDIGIIFESGLMDDARSCRNKCIFCFIDQLPKGMRETLYFKDDDTRLSFLQGNYCTLTNMSESDIDRIVYYHLSPINISVHTTDMELRKKMLNNKNAGLVLERMKKLAAAGIEMNLQIVLCKGINDGEKLDSSIKDLAGFYPRAKSLSVVPIGLTRYRDGLYPMEPFEKDDCAEVINSVKKWQSSLKKEIGSNFVYASDEFYLTAGIDFPEYGEYEDFPQIENGVGMIASMKKEFMDYFGTLKSNPEINRTVSVATGTAAFEFIKSLSKMMTDKFENLRINVFAVQNDFFGGRISVSGLLCGCDIIGQLKGKELGEFLCLPQNVLRSGEEVLLDDITLRDIERELGVKVRITGESGEDFIKTILD; encoded by the coding sequence GTGAAGAAAAAAGAAAACGTAATTATAAAAGTTGAAAAAGGCAGTATTGCAGAAGAACTTGGCATAGAGCCGGGCGATATATTGGTTGCGGTTAACGGGCAGGAAATACTTGACGTTTTTGATTACAGGTATCTTATAAACGACGAATATATAGAGATGACTGTTAAAACGCGCCAGGGTGAAGAATGTATTGCCGAAATTGAAAAAGACTATGACGAAGATATCGGCATTATTTTTGAAAGCGGCCTTATGGATGACGCGAGAAGCTGCCGAAATAAATGCATATTCTGTTTTATAGACCAACTCCCTAAGGGAATGAGAGAAACTCTGTATTTTAAGGACGACGACACAAGGCTCTCATTTTTGCAGGGGAATTACTGTACCCTTACAAATATGAGTGAAAGCGATATTGACAGGATAGTTTATTATCACCTGTCGCCTATAAATATATCGGTTCATACAACCGATATGGAACTTAGAAAGAAAATGCTTAACAACAAAAACGCCGGACTTGTTCTTGAAAGAATGAAAAAACTTGCCGCCGCCGGTATCGAGATGAATTTGCAGATAGTCTTGTGCAAAGGTATAAACGACGGAGAAAAGCTTGACAGTTCCATTAAGGATTTGGCGGGTTTCTATCCTCGTGCAAAAAGCCTTTCGGTTGTGCCTATAGGACTAACAAGGTACAGGGACGGGCTTTATCCTATGGAACCGTTTGAAAAGGATGATTGCGCCGAGGTTATTAATTCCGTGAAAAAATGGCAGAGCAGCCTGAAAAAAGAAATAGGGAGCAATTTTGTGTATGCGTCTGATGAATTTTATTTAACGGCGGGGATTGATTTTCCGGAATATGGAGAATATGAGGACTTTCCGCAAATCGAAAACGGCGTAGGCATGATTGCGTCAATGAAAAAGGAGTTTATGGATTATTTTGGAACTCTCAAAAGCAATCCGGAAATAAACAGAACTGTTTCCGTAGCTACAGGAACAGCCGCATTTGAGTTTATAAAAAGCCTTTCAAAAATGATGACAGACAAGTTTGAAAATTTGAGAATAAATGTTTTTGCAGTACAAAATGATTTTTTCGGCGGCAGGATTTCCGTTTCGGGCCTTTTATGCGGCTGCGATATAATAGGGCAGTTAAAAGGGAAAGAACTCGGGGAATTTTTGTGCCTTCCCCAAAATGTGCTGAGAAGCGGCGAAGAAGTATTGCTTGACGATATTACTTTGCGCGATATTGAAAGGGAGCTTGGCGTAAAAGTCAGGATTACAGGCGAAAGCGGCGAAGATTTTATTAAAACCATATTGGATTAA
- a CDS encoding stage V sporulation protein AA, with amino-acid sequence MDVYIKPVKKFQAKGKKIIYLKDIAEVYCENIKNDSLKNAIVLRIEQGCKRANYIISVMDMVKAVTNLEPNATVVNMGETDVVIEFAEKPAKENKLLTIIKIAAVVVILFFGGATAIMSFHADGEIPKVMSSYYEMFYGVENETPYVLEIPYSIGLAIGIIVFFNHFSVIKMTEDPTPIEVQMTTYEKEVIENQIETLNKQKENKN; translated from the coding sequence ATGGATGTGTATATAAAACCTGTTAAAAAATTTCAGGCTAAGGGGAAAAAAATAATTTACTTAAAAGATATTGCGGAAGTTTACTGCGAAAATATCAAAAACGACTCCTTAAAAAACGCTATAGTTTTAAGGATAGAGCAAGGATGCAAAAGGGCTAATTATATTATTTCAGTTATGGACATGGTAAAAGCCGTTACTAACTTAGAGCCGAACGCAACGGTTGTTAATATGGGAGAAACTGATGTTGTAATTGAATTTGCGGAAAAGCCGGCAAAAGAAAATAAACTGCTTACAATAATTAAAATAGCGGCTGTTGTTGTAATATTATTTTTTGGCGGCGCAACCGCAATAATGAGTTTCCATGCCGACGGCGAAATACCGAAGGTTATGAGCAGTTATTATGAAATGTTTTACGGCGTTGAAAATGAAACGCCTTATGTACTGGAAATACCTTATTCAATAGGGCTTGCAATCGGTATCATAGTATTTTTTAATCATTTCAGCGTTATTAAGATGACGGAAGATCCAACGCCGATTGAAGTGCAGATGACAACATATGAAAAAGAAGTTATAGAAAACCAGATCGAAACATTAAACAAACAAAAGGAGAATAAAAACTGA
- a CDS encoding Zn-dependent hydrolase, producing the protein MYKCNAARMEDKIKTFSKFGDAGHGGITRYSLSPEALMAREEFVKRMEAIGATIETDDLANMYATIPGTDPNAKRIVMGSHCDSVKNGGNYDGILGVMGAMEVLETVVAEGIEHKHPLTAMIWTNEEGSEFPPCMMCSGIVCHDYMPERFRDNFEYNKMMASKSILDPEMTFGKKLSTFKFKGDAKNRLNPEQYEAMFELHIEQGPILEDAGKNVGVVTCVLGQMIYRVKFYGFAAHAGTFPMKKRHDAFHAAAEALCYLHEEIDKLGHEDLVYTTGEVVIHPCVNTVIPDYFDFSIDVRHTQPEVLDQVREILLKLPEKKWQGCDCEVVLGWNRDTVYWNKKLVEYVREATEELNISHMDINSGAGHDAQYVSYMLPTTMIFVPSDKGLSHCEPEHTSVEQCTDGASVMLNAVLKLDKQGL; encoded by the coding sequence ATGTACAAATGTAATGCGGCAAGAATGGAAGACAAAATCAAAACATTTTCTAAATTCGGTGATGCAGGCCACGGCGGTATAACACGGTATTCACTTTCACCCGAAGCTTTAATGGCAAGGGAAGAGTTTGTTAAACGCATGGAAGCAATCGGCGCAACAATTGAAACTGACGATCTTGCAAATATGTACGCAACAATCCCCGGCACAGATCCAAACGCTAAAAGGATTGTTATGGGTTCACACTGCGACTCGGTTAAAAACGGCGGAAACTATGACGGTATACTCGGCGTTATGGGCGCAATGGAAGTTCTCGAGACTGTTGTAGCCGAAGGCATTGAGCATAAACATCCTTTAACGGCAATGATCTGGACAAATGAAGAAGGCTCCGAGTTTCCTCCGTGTATGATGTGCTCAGGAATTGTATGTCATGATTATATGCCTGAAAGATTCAGGGATAATTTTGAGTACAACAAAATGATGGCTTCCAAATCAATCCTGGATCCGGAAATGACTTTTGGCAAGAAACTCTCAACATTTAAATTTAAAGGCGACGCTAAAAACAGATTAAATCCTGAACAGTACGAAGCAATGTTTGAACTTCATATAGAGCAGGGCCCTATACTTGAAGACGCCGGAAAAAATGTAGGCGTTGTTACATGCGTTTTAGGACAGATGATTTACAGGGTTAAATTTTACGGATTTGCCGCACATGCGGGCACATTCCCAATGAAAAAACGTCATGATGCATTCCATGCGGCTGCCGAAGCGCTTTGCTATCTTCATGAAGAAATTGATAAACTCGGCCACGAGGATCTTGTTTATACAACGGGAGAAGTCGTTATACACCCATGTGTAAACACAGTTATTCCGGATTATTTTGATTTTTCAATCGATGTTCGCCATACACAGCCCGAAGTTCTCGATCAGGTCCGCGAAATACTCTTAAAACTGCCTGAGAAAAAATGGCAGGGCTGCGACTGCGAAGTTGTACTCGGCTGGAACCGCGACACAGTTTACTGGAATAAGAAACTTGTTGAATACGTTAGAGAAGCAACCGAAGAACTTAATATATCGCATATGGATATTAACTCAGGCGCCGGCCATGATGCGCAGTATGTTTCTTACATGCTTCCTACAACTATGATTTTCGTTCCTTCTGATAAAGGCCTGTCACACTGTGAGCCTGAACATACGTCTGTTGAACAATGTACAGACGGAGCGTCGGTTATGTTAAATGCCGTATTAAAACTTGATAAACAAGGATTATAA
- the pgeF gene encoding peptidoglycan editing factor PgeF — translation MKLYEKDGVKYFKFDNIEKLGFVNHCFSTRIGGVSEGCFESLNLGYSRGDRKEAVTENFRRICTANGMDYKKLVFGSQVHGNNIKRAGIDDCGCGVVFQSGISGFDGFVTNEPSVVLVTFHADCVPIFFADPVNKAIGLSHSGWKGTVLDMAGMSVRKMQEEFGSKPEDLICAIGPSIGKCCFEVDLPVADEFKNTLTFSSEYIERKENGKYMVDLWGINKRLLTKAGVKEENIEVTNECTKCSGGLFYSHRKMGDKRGSLAALMSIREF, via the coding sequence TTGAAACTTTACGAAAAAGACGGGGTAAAATATTTTAAATTTGATAATATTGAAAAACTGGGATTTGTAAACCATTGTTTTTCAACAAGAATCGGAGGAGTCAGCGAAGGTTGTTTTGAAAGCCTTAACCTTGGATATTCAAGGGGCGACAGAAAAGAGGCTGTAACTGAAAATTTCCGACGCATATGCACGGCAAACGGCATGGATTATAAAAAGCTTGTTTTCGGAAGTCAGGTTCACGGCAATAATATCAAAAGAGCCGGTATTGACGACTGCGGATGCGGCGTTGTGTTCCAAAGCGGGATTTCGGGGTTCGACGGGTTTGTAACAAACGAACCGTCCGTAGTGCTTGTTACGTTCCATGCGGACTGCGTACCGATTTTTTTTGCGGATCCCGTTAATAAAGCAATAGGGCTTTCACATTCCGGCTGGAAAGGCACAGTTTTGGATATGGCGGGGATGTCCGTGAGAAAAATGCAGGAAGAATTTGGTTCAAAGCCGGAGGATTTAATTTGCGCCATAGGGCCGAGCATAGGAAAATGCTGTTTTGAAGTTGATTTGCCTGTGGCGGACGAATTTAAAAATACTTTGACGTTTTCTTCGGAATATATTGAAAGGAAAGAAAACGGAAAATATATGGTTGACCTTTGGGGCATCAATAAAAGGCTTTTGACAAAGGCCGGAGTTAAGGAAGAAAACATCGAGGTTACAAACGAATGTACTAAATGCAGCGGCGGGCTTTTTTATTCGCACAGGAAGATGGGAGACAAGCGCGGCAGCCTTGCGGCCCTGATGTCTATTAGGGAGTTTTGA
- the plsY gene encoding glycerol-3-phosphate 1-O-acyltransferase PlsY, giving the protein MFRVICVLIGYFVGCIQSAYVVGKFNHVDIRQYGSGNLGTTNALRVLGKKAGAITFICDILKSVISFAVCYKLFGGNIMAGVYASFGAVLGHDFPFYLKFKGGKGIAATIGMTLSLIVTFNPLIAVITYTAGIIGIAATNTISAGSIVFSVAIPVACFILKAPYELTAVTAFMCVLAIYKHRSNIERLRAGTENKFIKKKD; this is encoded by the coding sequence ATGTTTAGAGTAATCTGCGTTTTAATCGGCTATTTTGTAGGATGTATACAGTCCGCTTACGTTGTGGGAAAGTTTAACCATGTTGACATAAGACAGTACGGCAGCGGGAATCTCGGCACCACAAACGCTCTCAGGGTATTGGGCAAAAAAGCCGGGGCAATTACTTTCATATGTGATATTTTAAAATCGGTAATTTCTTTTGCGGTGTGTTACAAATTATTCGGCGGGAATATTATGGCGGGCGTTTATGCAAGCTTTGGCGCCGTGCTCGGCCATGATTTCCCGTTTTACCTCAAATTTAAAGGAGGAAAGGGGATAGCGGCGACTATAGGTATGACGCTTTCCCTTATTGTAACTTTTAACCCGCTTATTGCCGTTATTACATATACGGCCGGTATTATAGGCATAGCGGCTACAAACACCATATCGGCCGGATCAATAGTTTTTTCTGTTGCCATACCTGTTGCCTGCTTTATATTGAAAGCTCCGTATGAGTTAACGGCTGTTACGGCTTTTATGTGCGTTCTTGCGATTTATAAACACAGGTCAAACATTGAAAGGCTCAGAGCCGGCACTGAAAACAAGTTTATCAAAAAAAAGGATTAG
- a CDS encoding bacteriohemerythrin — MWKDSYSLGVERIDKQHMELFRVTNDLIHAVDENAGAEDYKNIIKFLKDYVVYHFKDEEEYQASVGYEGIEEHKAEHREFTKKIAVYEKELEKTGFNIHTMKELAGHLTAWLIYHVADADQKIVSGDKGGNAEKHFDMCVELFSDSAMDVMEKMAGFSREKIIHKTVVNHRIKGDIFIGIEIIGDLKGRAVFAFSKELSLNLIRILTSMELEEADEMVRSALCEITNISCGKASIELAEKGVNCDIKTPVILDNSLSETEINGMFIDTGSGGLEVMVFVDEMA, encoded by the coding sequence ATGTGGAAGGACAGTTACAGCTTAGGGGTTGAACGTATTGACAAGCAGCATATGGAGCTTTTCCGTGTGACGAATGATTTAATACATGCTGTTGATGAAAACGCCGGAGCCGAGGACTATAAAAATATTATCAAATTTTTGAAGGATTACGTTGTATACCACTTTAAAGACGAGGAGGAATATCAGGCCTCTGTTGGGTATGAAGGGATAGAAGAGCATAAGGCTGAGCATCGTGAGTTTACAAAAAAAATTGCCGTATATGAAAAAGAACTTGAAAAGACAGGTTTTAATATACATACAATGAAAGAACTTGCAGGGCATTTAACGGCATGGCTCATATATCATGTTGCGGACGCCGATCAAAAAATTGTTTCCGGAGATAAAGGGGGAAATGCTGAAAAGCATTTTGACATGTGCGTTGAACTTTTTTCAGACAGCGCCATGGACGTAATGGAGAAAATGGCCGGTTTCAGCCGCGAAAAAATTATACATAAAACAGTTGTTAACCACAGAATTAAAGGCGATATATTTATAGGAATAGAGATTATCGGGGATTTAAAGGGAAGAGCAGTATTTGCATTTTCAAAAGAGCTGTCGTTAAATCTTATAAGGATTTTAACTTCAATGGAATTGGAAGAAGCAGACGAAATGGTGCGGTCGGCGCTGTGTGAAATTACGAATATATCATGTGGAAAAGCGTCGATAGAGCTTGCAGAAAAGGGAGTGAATTGCGATATAAAAACTCCGGTTATATTGGACAATTCATTAAGCGAAACGGAAATAAACGGGATGTTTATAGATACAGGCTCCGGCGGGCTTGAGGTTATGGTATTTGTTGATGAAATGGCATAA
- a CDS encoding stage V sporulation protein AB gives MFNNIVLAVIGLSSGTVVAGGIFAFIAIIGVVPRLAQKTKTEKYIMIYEDAITLGGIFGCTTMFLKYYIPIGNAAAVIAAAAIGVFVGSLAVSLAEVINVVPIFMRRARLKQGLSFFLLALAAGKLIGSLVYFFVPAFN, from the coding sequence ATGTTTAATAACATAGTTCTTGCCGTGATCGGATTATCCTCCGGAACAGTTGTGGCAGGAGGCATATTTGCGTTTATTGCTATAATAGGCGTTGTGCCAAGGCTTGCACAAAAAACAAAAACAGAAAAATATATTATGATATATGAAGATGCTATTACGTTAGGCGGTATTTTTGGGTGTACGACAATGTTTTTAAAATATTATATACCTATAGGAAATGCCGCGGCCGTGATTGCGGCCGCGGCTATAGGCGTATTTGTCGGCTCTCTTGCTGTTTCGCTTGCCGAAGTTATAAATGTTGTGCCGATTTTTATGAGACGCGCAAGGCTTAAGCAAGGCCTGTCGTTTTTTTTGCTTGCGCTCGCAGCCGGAAAACTTATTGGTTCCCTTGTATATTTTTTTGTGCCTGCATTTAATTAA
- a CDS encoding trypsin-like peptidase domain-containing protein: protein MKKFLYALIVAIGTAALLPFNIFAGSREIKILIDGAELNIPAEYGHPYYDEYERVQIPMRYIAEVCGYEVEWDAESQTADIITDKGIISVETGSKEMKTPSGTVYMDTAACVNSDGRIYIPLRYVMEAAGLEVTWKAERDCDIISISGSSALPFDKPMTPKEVSKKASPSVFYIEVKQGGNVTGSGSGFFISPDGTAVTNYHVIENTTDAVITTTDGEQYPVESVLFYDISNDIAVLKISDKAVSGTVRKEFPYLETADSDKVENGDKIYAIGSPKGLQNSITDGIISNNQRVSDNGHLYLQISAPISSGSSGGALLNEHAQVIGITTASVKDGQNLNLAVPINLVTNGLKNVNEIPYREVYETEFRRFIEGYTAELGERLWEEDTSGSLAVNYIDSGDTFIGSFERYDEIDFYEFFTPIPVYATVSGGALFDATGNKSEDDKIKASFIFTINKEVNEPYLTGEMVSDDNGNMVRIASKKYLEPGKYYIAVLQSVNDKNAWKDKNYFLYMTLEAAE from the coding sequence ATGAAAAAATTTCTATATGCGCTAATTGTGGCAATAGGCACAGCGGCCTTATTGCCTTTTAATATATTTGCAGGCAGCCGTGAAATCAAAATACTGATCGACGGGGCGGAATTGAATATTCCAGCCGAATACGGTCATCCGTATTACGATGAATACGAACGCGTACAGATACCGATGCGATATATAGCGGAGGTATGCGGATATGAAGTCGAGTGGGATGCGGAAAGCCAAACTGCTGATATAATTACCGATAAAGGCATTATAAGCGTTGAAACCGGTTCCAAAGAAATGAAAACTCCAAGCGGTACGGTTTATATGGATACGGCGGCGTGTGTAAACAGCGACGGCAGGATATATATTCCACTGCGATATGTTATGGAAGCTGCAGGGCTTGAAGTTACATGGAAGGCTGAACGTGACTGCGACATAATTTCGATTTCAGGCAGTTCTGCTCTGCCTTTTGATAAGCCTATGACTCCGAAAGAGGTTTCAAAAAAAGCTTCGCCGTCAGTATTTTATATTGAAGTTAAGCAAGGCGGCAATGTAACAGGATCGGGAAGCGGATTTTTTATAAGCCCGGACGGTACGGCCGTTACAAATTATCATGTTATCGAAAATACTACGGATGCGGTTATAACAACAACAGACGGAGAACAATATCCTGTGGAAAGCGTGCTGTTTTACGATATATCTAATGATATTGCGGTTCTTAAAATTTCGGATAAAGCCGTAAGCGGAACAGTGAGGAAAGAGTTCCCGTATTTGGAAACGGCAGATTCCGACAAGGTTGAAAACGGAGATAAAATTTATGCTATCGGTAGCCCCAAAGGCCTTCAAAATTCCATAACTGACGGCATAATCAGCAATAACCAAAGGGTAAGCGACAACGGACATTTATATCTTCAGATTTCCGCTCCGATATCTTCCGGAAGCAGCGGAGGGGCGCTCCTTAATGAACATGCCCAAGTTATCGGCATAACGACGGCAAGCGTTAAAGACGGCCAAAACCTTAATTTAGCCGTCCCAATTAATTTAGTTACAAACGGGCTTAAAAATGTGAATGAAATACCGTACAGGGAAGTATATGAGACCGAATTCAGAAGATTTATAGAAGGTTATACGGCTGAATTGGGAGAGAGGCTGTGGGAAGAGGACACAAGCGGCTCTTTGGCCGTAAATTATATTGACAGCGGAGATACGTTCATCGGCTCCTTTGAAAGGTACGACGAGATAGATTTTTATGAGTTTTTTACGCCTATACCTGTGTACGCGACTGTTTCGGGCGGGGCGTTGTTTGATGCAACGGGAAACAAAAGTGAGGACGATAAAATTAAGGCGTCATTTATATTTACTATTAATAAGGAAGTGAACGAGCCGTATTTGACAGGCGAGATGGTTTCCGATGACAATGGCAATATGGTTAGGATTGCGTCGAAAAAATATCTTGAGCCCGGCAAATATTACATAGCCGTTTTACAGTCAGTTAACGACAAAAATGCATGGAAAGATAAAAATTATTTCTTGTATATGACTCTTGAGGCGGCCGAATAA
- a CDS encoding YraN family protein yields MFAKKENKIKGDFGERLAVKYLKGKGYKIIETNFRLRSGEIDIIAKDGDYIVFAEVKFRENNDYGEPCEAVGYRKQRKIINTAKAYIQKNEIYDFGFRFDVIEILNADKSVRHIINAFEVF; encoded by the coding sequence ATGTTTGCCAAGAAAGAGAATAAAATAAAAGGGGATTTCGGTGAACGGCTTGCCGTTAAATATCTTAAAGGCAAAGGATATAAAATAATTGAAACTAATTTCAGGCTTAGAAGCGGCGAAATTGATATAATAGCCAAAGACGGGGACTATATTGTATTTGCGGAAGTTAAATTCAGGGAAAACAACGACTACGGCGAGCCTTGCGAAGCTGTGGGATACAGGAAACAGCGCAAAATAATTAATACGGCAAAGGCATATATCCAAAAAAATGAAATTTATGATTTTGGATTTAGATTTGACGTTATAGAAATACTTAATGCAGATAAATCGGTAAGGCATATTATAAATGCATTTGAGGTGTTTTAA